In Halobaculum rubrum, the following are encoded in one genomic region:
- the cca gene encoding CCA tRNA nucleotidyltransferase, which translates to MTDPDADDRDDTAVAGDDLDAVLAAVRERVTPDTDERARLDAAAADLADRARDAVAALPSPADGADVLTVGSTARGTWLAGDRDIDLFVRFPTDLSREELERFGLRVGHAVLPDGEEEYAEHPYVVGTADGFDVDLVPCYGVDAATEIRSAVDRTPFHNEYLLDRLTADLAGDVRVLKAFLKGVGVYGSDLRTRGFSGYLTELLVVEHGGARETLAAVADWHPPVRLDPEDHGTAEFDDPLVVVDPTDPERNVAAVLSGDNLARLQHHARDLLADPRTEPFFPADPTPLDAAEVREHVDRRGTDPLAVVFDAPDIVDDQLYPQLRRSLAGVERELDGMGFDALRAATFAVERNEAEEDDGGARRRRAVLLVELADRELPAIQRHEGPPIHVRDHAAGFYGKYAADPDTYGPFVADGRYVVERERDPAERDAVAVLESDRILDAALGARVESALERGYDVLAGEEIATLTEEFGADLREYFEPSV; encoded by the coding sequence ATGACCGACCCGGACGCCGACGACCGCGATGACACAGCCGTCGCCGGCGACGACCTCGACGCGGTGCTCGCGGCGGTGCGCGAGCGGGTCACCCCCGACACCGACGAGCGCGCGCGACTGGATGCGGCCGCCGCCGACCTCGCCGACCGCGCCCGCGACGCCGTCGCGGCCCTCCCGTCGCCCGCCGACGGGGCCGACGTGCTCACCGTCGGATCGACGGCCCGCGGCACGTGGCTCGCTGGCGACCGCGACATCGACCTGTTCGTCCGGTTCCCGACGGACCTGTCCCGGGAGGAACTGGAGCGATTCGGGCTGCGCGTCGGCCACGCCGTGCTCCCCGACGGCGAAGAGGAGTACGCCGAGCACCCGTACGTCGTCGGCACCGCCGACGGGTTCGACGTGGATCTGGTCCCCTGCTACGGCGTCGACGCCGCGACCGAGATCCGCTCGGCCGTCGACCGAACCCCGTTTCACAACGAGTACCTCCTCGACCGGCTGACCGCCGACCTCGCGGGCGACGTTCGCGTCCTCAAGGCGTTCCTGAAGGGGGTCGGCGTCTACGGTAGCGACCTCCGGACGCGGGGGTTCTCGGGGTATCTCACCGAACTGCTCGTGGTCGAACACGGCGGCGCCCGCGAGACGCTGGCGGCGGTCGCCGACTGGCACCCGCCGGTCCGGCTCGACCCCGAGGACCACGGGACCGCGGAGTTCGACGACCCGCTCGTCGTCGTCGACCCGACCGACCCCGAGCGCAACGTCGCGGCCGTGCTCTCGGGCGACAACCTCGCGCGACTCCAGCATCACGCGCGCGACCTGCTCGCGGATCCGCGGACGGAGCCGTTCTTTCCGGCGGACCCGACACCGCTCGATGCAGCTGAGGTCCGCGAGCACGTCGACCGCCGCGGGACCGACCCGCTGGCGGTCGTCTTCGACGCGCCCGACATCGTCGACGACCAGCTGTACCCGCAGCTCCGGCGCTCGCTGGCGGGCGTCGAACGCGAACTCGACGGGATGGGGTTCGACGCGCTCCGCGCCGCGACGTTCGCGGTCGAGCGAAACGAGGCGGAGGAGGATGACGGGGGAGCACGCCGCCGGCGCGCGGTGTTACTCGTCGAACTCGCCGACCGCGAACTCCCCGCGATACAGCGCCACGAGGGACCGCCGATTCACGTCCGCGATCACGCGGCCGGCTTCTACGGGAAGTACGCCGCCGACCCCGACACGTACGGCCCGTTCGTCGCCGACGGCCGCTACGTCGTCGAGCGCGAGCGCGATCCCGCCGAACGCGACGCGGTCGCCGTCCTCGAATCGGACCGGATCCTCGACGCCGCGCTCGGCGCGCGCGTGGAATCGGCGCTCGAACGCGGGTACGACGTCCTCGCGGGCGAGGAGATCGCGACGCTGACGGAGGAGTTCGGCGCCGACCTCCGCGAGTACTTCGAGCCGTCGGTGTAG